The Paenibacillus thermoaerophilus genome contains the following window.
GGCTCGGCTTCGACAAGACGGATTCCAAGCACTATGTGAACTCGGATAGCGGCCGGGCGGCCACGTTGTTCAAGGAAGTCATGTCCAAGGCGCTGGCGGGCAAACCAAAGTCGTCGTTCGCGAGACCGAGCGGCGTGCCGGCCTTGAACGAGCCGCCGTCGGCAGTCACCGACCTGACGGCGGAATACGATCCGCAGAATCGGGACGTGCGTTTGAAATGGACGCCTGTCGGGGAAGCGATCAGCTACAAGGTATACCGGAGCGGAACGGGCGAAGGGGAGCAGACGCCTCGGCTTCTGTCTACGACTCCGGTGACGGAGCTTCGGGACATCTCGGTTTTGGAGAACAACACGTATACGTATTACGTCGTCGCGTTCGACACCCGGACGAATCTGGAAGCCGGCAAGTCCAACGACGCGCAGGTAACCGTCCCGGCCGGAGGCGGCATCCCGGGCTCCCCGCTGCCGTCGGTCAGCCCGCTACCGACGCCTTCTGGAAGCGAGTCGCCCGATCCGTCGGGATCGCCGACGCCGAAGCCGAACGGTTCGAACAAGCCGGGCGGCGGCAACGGCGATGGAGACGGGCAAAACAATGGGGACGGGAACGGAAACGGCCGCGGGAACGGCAACGGAAACGGTCGCGGCAACGGAAATGGCGGCGGGAACCGCGCCAATCCTTCGCCCGATTCCGGCTCCCAGCCTTCCGATAACGGCGTGTTGGAACAGATCTTGCCCATTCTGCCGCGGTAGGACGCGGCTGCCGGTTGATCGAATACTGTGAAGTCGCAGGAGGAGCAACATCGGATGACAAGACGCAGCAGACGCCATCGAACCTGGTTTGCCGCTTTGACGACAGCCGCGCTTGCAGCCGCTCTGGCCGCGTGCGGCGACGCCAAGGACAACGGCGCGCAGCCGAGCGCGCCGGCGTCGAGTCCGTCGCCGGCCGCCAGCCCGGCACATAGCCAGGCTCCCGCAACGACAAAGAAGCAATGGAGCCGTCCGCCGGAGATGCAGATCGACCAGTCCAAGACTTATGAGGCGGTCGTCGAGACGACCAAAGGCTCGTTTACGATCGCCCTGGCAGCCGACAAGGCTCCCCAGACGGTTAACAGCTTCGTCTTTTTGGCGAAGGAAAACTATTTCGAGAACATCAAGTTCCACCGGATCATTAAAGGGTTTATGGTCCAGACCGGCGACCCGAAGGGGGACGGCACCGGCGGTCCCGGCTACAAGCTGAAGGACGAGCTGGACCCGCCGCCGAAGTACGAGCTGGGCACGGTGGCCATGGCCAAAGCGGGCCCGAATACGGCGGGCAGCCAGTTTTTCATCTGCGTCAGCGAGGATTGCGGCGGACTGAACGGCAGACCCGAGTATACCGTCTTCGGCAAAGTAACGGAAGGCATGGACAACGTGCTGAAGATCGCGGATACGCCGGTCACGTTCAGCGACACCGGAGAGCCCAGCAAGCCGAAGGAAGACGTGTTGATCCAGAAGGTTACCATTAAGGAGAAATAACGGCCGCCCTGTCGCCGATAGAAGCGGGGATCGGCCGATGCCTTGGCCGGCGGGGATTTTTCCGCGGGCAAGGCAAGACCCGGTCTCCCATGCGGGAGAGAACCGGGTCTTTTTTTTGCGGGCGGGGTATGGACAGGACCTTTTCGTTATAGCGATCTGGCGGTGTTGCGGCTCGGCTCGTCCATCTGGTATCGTAGGAAGAAGATGCCGGGAAGGATGGCTGCCCTTCAGGCGAGAGGGTCCAGCGTCCGGTAATGATAACGGTGGCTGATCGCGAATCCCAGCTTGGCGTACAGGCGAAGAGCCGGCTCGTTGTCCCGGACGGCCTGAAGATACATCGTATCCGCGCCTTGCTCCCGGCTCCAGGACACGAGTCCCCGAACCAGCGATTCGGCCAGTCCGAGCCGTCTGTAGTCGGGATGGACGATCACGTTGAACAGCCCCGACAGACGTCCGTGCACGACGGCCGACGAGACTGCCGCGATGCGTCCGTCCATCCGGATGCAGCCATATCGCGCGGGAGCGCCGATGCGGACGCGCATCATTTCCCGGAAACCATCCAACGTCCGCTCGGGATGGCCTTCCATCGTCCGCCAGGCTTCCAGCCATTCGTCGT
Protein-coding sequences here:
- a CDS encoding GNAT family N-acetyltransferase, producing MYCMQFHALIERAASDAWPAAVSEPLGEWRLRYDPVVPSKRCNSVLSAGALPDRADWMDRIREFYAERGAPVRFQVGAASPPELDVRLEAEGYKAEVPCVVMTMRLQGDIGFSGNNAHVPPRQWSSLPDDEWLEAWRTMEGHPERTLDGFREMMRVRIGAPARYGCIRMDGRIAAVSSAVVHGRLSGLFNVIVHPDYRRLGLAESLVRGLVSWSREQGADTMYLQAVRDNEPALRLYAKLGFAISHRYHYRTLDPLA
- a CDS encoding peptidylprolyl isomerase, whose protein sequence is MTRRSRRHRTWFAALTTAALAAALAACGDAKDNGAQPSAPASSPSPAASPAHSQAPATTKKQWSRPPEMQIDQSKTYEAVVETTKGSFTIALAADKAPQTVNSFVFLAKENYFENIKFHRIIKGFMVQTGDPKGDGTGGPGYKLKDELDPPPKYELGTVAMAKAGPNTAGSQFFICVSEDCGGLNGRPEYTVFGKVTEGMDNVLKIADTPVTFSDTGEPSKPKEDVLIQKVTIKEK